A portion of the Corynebacterium rouxii genome contains these proteins:
- a CDS encoding CbiQ family ECF transporter T component, producing MLWSGAAAKSPWAQVNVGEKLLLLLDLIFEVLTLPPQWGTPVVVAVIVILVIAARILLHLYFACVSAPAAFITLGVIPLMFTVGAHGTRFIAKVQPQQLW from the coding sequence ATCCTCTGGAGCGGGGCTGCTGCGAAAAGCCCGTGGGCGCAGGTTAATGTCGGAGAAAAACTTCTGCTTCTTTTGGACCTTATTTTCGAGGTACTCACGTTGCCACCACAGTGGGGGACTCCTGTGGTGGTTGCGGTAATTGTCATTTTGGTCATTGCGGCTCGCATTCTGCTTCATTTATATTTCGCTTGCGTTTCGGCACCTGCAGCGTTTATTACGTTAGGCGTTATTCCGTTGATGTTTACTGTCGGTGCACATGGAACTCGTTTCATAGCGAAGGTG